A genomic segment from Diceros bicornis minor isolate mBicDic1 chromosome 5, mDicBic1.mat.cur, whole genome shotgun sequence encodes:
- the CDAN1 gene encoding codanin-1 isoform X1: protein MAAVLESLLREEVSVAAAVRWIAPSAQSSEDDPGEAAALRSLRPLRKEFVPFLLNFLREQSSRVLPQGPSTPAKAPGSSAALPGRPGGPPRGGRGARSQLFPPTPLSSPAAEAPSARRGGRRRGPGPARERGGRGAGALEEGVSGESLPSAGGRRPRGSCSPGSPSLARSDPPNLSNLEEFPPVGSVPPGPAGTKPSRRINPTPVSEERSLSKPKTCFTSPPISCVPSSQPSVLDTSLWGHGLPPGCRSLQEEREMLRKERSKQLQQSPALACPTPESGSPLPSRTGNLTAEPADPARVSSHRRLELVALVYSSCIAENLVPNLFLELFFVLQLLTARRMVAAKDSDLEPSPGALDSLESPLFQSIHDCVFFAVQVLEHQFQVLSCLDKGTLKLLAENERLLCFSPALQGRLRAAYEGSVAKVSLAMPLSAQAVSFQPETDNRANFSSDRAFHTFKKQRDVFYEVLREWEDRHEEPGWDFEKGLGSRIRAMMGQLSAACSHSHFVRLFQRQLLQMCQSPGGAGGTVLGEAPDVLSMLGADKLGRLRRLQERLVAPQSSGGPCPPPTFPGCQGFFRDFILSASSFQFNQHLMDSLSFKIRELNGLALPQPEPSDEDGDSDVDWQGERRQFAVVLLSLRLLAKFLGFVAFLPYRGPEPPPTRELQDSILALRSQVPPALDVRALLQQGLRARRAVLTVPWLVEFLSLADHIVPMLDYYRSIFTLLLHLHRSLVLSKESEGEMCFLNKLLLLAVLGWLFQVGGVKVQIPTVPEDLFFLEEGQLEAFEVDTVASEHGLDGMPVVDQHLLYTCCPYIGELRKLLASWVSGSSGRSGGFVRKITPTTTTTSLGAQPPQTTQGLQAQLAQAFFHNQPPSLRRTVEFVAERIGSNCVKHIKATLVADLVRQAESLLQEQLVMQGQEGGDPAQLLEILCSQLCPHGAQALTQGREFCQKKSPGAVRALLPEETPTAVLSSAENIAVGLATEKACAWLSANITALIRREVKAAVSRMLRAQGPEPAARGERRGCSRACEHHAPLPSHLISEIKDVLSLAVGPRDPEEGVSPEHLEQLLGQLGQMLQCRQFLCPPAEQHLAKCSVELASLLVADQIPVLGPLAQHRLERGQARRFLHMLLSLWKDDFQVPVPLQLLLSPRNVGLLADTRPREWDLLLFLLRELVEKGLMGRTEIEACLGSLREAQWPGDFSEELATLFNLFLAEPHMPEPQLRACELVQPNRGTVLAQS from the exons ATGGCGGCCGTTTTGGAGTCGCTGCTGCGAGAGGAGGTGTCGGTCGCAGCCGCCGTGCGGTGGATCGCGCCCAGCGCCCAGAGTTCGGAG GATGACCCCGGGGAGGCGGCCGCGCTGCGCTCACTCCGGCCGCTGCGGAAGGAATTCGTGCCGTTCCTGCTGAACTTCCTGAGGGAGCAGAGCAGCCGCGTCCTCCCGCAGGGCCCCTCAACCCCCGCCAAGGCCCCGGGCTCCTCGGCAGCCCTGCCAGGGAGGCCGGGGGGCCCGCCGCGGGGCGGCCGCGGGGCGCGCAGCCAGCTTTTCCCTCCGACCCCGCTCTCGAGCCCCGCCGCCGAGGCCCCTTCGGCCCGCCGCGGGGGCAGGAGGCGGGGTCCGGGGCCCGCCCGCGAGCGAGGAGGTCGCGGCGCCGGGGCCCTGGAGGAGGGGGTCAGCGGGGAGAGCCTGCCCTCGGCCGGGGGCCGGAGGCCTAGGGGCTCTTGCAGCCCCGGCAGCCCCAGCCTCGCGCGCTCTGATCCACcaaacctcagcaacctggaggaGTTCCCTCCCGTAGGCTCGGTTCCCCCCGGCCCTGCAGG GACGAAGCCTTCACGCAGGATCAACCCAACTCCGGTGAGCGAAGAGCGGTCACTCTCCAAGCCCAAGACCTGCTTCACCTCACCCCCAATCAGCTGTGTCCCCAGTTCCCAACCCTCAGTCCTGGACACTAGCCTTTGGGGCCATGGCCTTCCCCCAGGGTGCAGAAGTCTGCAAGAGGAGCGGGAGATGCTCAGGAAGGAGCG CTCTAAGCAGCTGCAGCAGTCACCTGCTCTCGCCTGTCCCACCCCAGAATCAGGGTCTCCCCTCCCCAGCCGGACAGGAAACCTCACAGCTGAACCTGCTGACCCTGCCAGAGTTTCTTCCCACCGGCGCCTGGAGCTGGTAGCCCTTGTCTATTCTTCATGCATTGCAG AGAACCTGGTACCAAACCTCTTCTTGGAGCTTTTCTTCGTCCTTCAGCTCCTTACTGCCCGGaggatggtggctgccaaggACAGTGACCTTGAACCGAGTCCAGGAGCCTTAG ATTCCCTGGAAAGCCCACTGTTCCAGAGCATCCACGACTGTGTCTTCTTTGCAGTGCAGGTTTTGGAGCATCAGTTTCA AGTTCTTTCCTGTCTGGATAAAGGGACCTTGAAGTTGTTGGCCGAGAATGAGCGGCTGCTGTGCTTCTCACCAGCTCTGCAAGGCCGCCTTCGAGCTGCCTATGAGGGCAGTGTTGCCAAG GTCTCCCTGGCGATGCCACTCTCTGCTCAAGCTGTCTCCTTTCAGCCAGAAACTGACAATCGTGCCAACTTCTCCAGTGACCGAGCCTTTCACACTTTTAAAAAACAGAG GGATGTGTTTTATGAGGTGCTTCGAGAGTGGGAAGATCGCCATGAGGAGCCTGGCTGGGATTTTGAGAAGGGCTTGGGTAGCAGGATCAG AGCCATGATGGGTCAACTCTCTGCAGCCTGCAGCCACAGCCATTTTGTTCGGCTTTTCCAAAGACAACTTCTACAG ATGTGTCAGAGTCCTGGTGGTGCTGGGGGCACTGTCTTGGGTGAGGCTCCGGATGTGTTAAGTATGCTTGGAGCTGACAAGCTGGGGCGGTTGCGGCGCCTTCAGGAACGGCTTGTGGCCCCTCAAAGCAGCGGgggcccctgcccaccccccaccttccCAGGCTGTCAGGGCTTCTTCAGGGACTTCATCCTGAGTGCCAGCAG CTTCCAGTTTAATCAGCATCTCATGGATAGTCTGAGTTTTAAGATCCGGGAGCTCAATGGCCTTGCCCTGCCTCAGCCTGAGCCTAGTGATGAAGATGGGGACTCAGACGTGGACTGGCAG GGTGAACGGAGGCAGTTTGCTGTGGTGCTCCTCAGCCTGAGGCTTCTGGCTAAATTTCTGGGCTTTGTGGCTTTCCTGCCATACCGGGGTCCTGAACCACCCCCGACCCGTGAACTCCAGGACTCTATTCTGGCCCTTAGGAGCCAG GTGCCCCCCGCTCTGGACGTGCGGGCTCTGCTGCAGCAGGGGCTGCGGGCCCGCCGAGCAGTGCTCACGGTGCCCTGGCTGGTGGAGTTCCTTTCCCTCGCTGACCACATTGTTCCCATGCTGGACTATTACCGCAGCATCTTCACTCTCCTGCTACACCTACATCG GAGCTTGGTCTTGTCAAAGGAAAGTGAGGgggagatgtgtttcctgaacaAGCTGCTGCTCCTTGCTGTCCTGGGCTGGCTTTTCCAGGTTGGTGGAGTGAAGGTCCAG ATTCCCACAGTCCCTGAGGACCTGTTCTTTCTGGAAGAGGGTCAGTTGGAAGCCTTTGAGGTGGACACAGTAGCTTCagagcatggcttg GATGGCATGCCTGTGGTGGACCAGCACCTGCTCTACACCTGCTGCCCCTATATTG GAGAGCTCCGAAAACTGCTTGCTTCATGGGTATCAGGCAGCAGTGGGCGGAGTGGGGGCTTCGTGAGGAAaatcacccccaccaccaccaccaccagcctgGGAGCCCAGCCACCCCagaccacccaggggctgcag GCACAGCTGGCCCAAGCCTTTTTCCACAACCAGCCGCCCTCCCTGCGCAGGACTGTGGAGTTTGTGGCAGAGAGAATTGGCTCCAACTGTGTCAAACATATCAA GGCCACTCTGGTGGCAGATCTGGTGCGCCAGGCAGAGTCGCTTCTTCAGGAGCAGCTGGTGATGCAGGGACAGGAAGGGGGAGATCCAGCCCAGCTGTTGGAGATCTTGtgttcccagctgtgtccccacgGGGCCCAGGCATTGACCCAGGGGCGGGA GTTCTGCCAAAAGAAGAGCCCTGGTGCTGTGCGGGCACTGCTTCCCGAGGAGACGCCGACAGCC GTTCTAAGCAGTGCAGAGAACATTGCTGTGGGGCTTGCAACAGAGAAAGCCTGTGCTTGGTTGTCAGCCAACATCACAG CGCTGATCAGGAGAGAGGTGAAGGCGGCAGTGAGTCGCATGCTTCGAGCCCAGGGTCCTGAACCGGCCGCCCGGGGGGAGCGGAGGGGCTGCTCCCGTGCCTGTGAGCAccatgctcccctcccctcccacctcatCTCCGAGATAAAA GATGTGCTTTCACTAGCTGTGGGGCCCCGGGACCCTGAGGAGGGAGTTTCCCCAGAGCATCTGGAGCAGCTCCTAGGCCAGCTGGGCCAGATGCTGCAGTGTCGCCAG TTCCTGTGCCCACCTGCCGAGCAGCATCTGGCAAAGTGCTCTGTGGAGTTAGCGTCCCTCCTTG TTGCAGACCAAATTCCCGTCCTAGGGCCCCTGGCACAGCACCGGCTGGAGAGAGGGCAGGCGCGAAGGTTCCTGCACATGCTGCTTTCCCTGTGGAAGGACGACTTTCAGGTGCCCGTTCCGCTGCAGCTGCTGCTGAGCCCAAGAAATGTGGGGCTTCTGGCAGACACTCGGCCCAGGGAG TGGGACCTGCTGCTGTTCTTGCTCCGGGAGCTGGTAGAGAAAGGTCTGATGGGTCGGACGGAGATAGAGGCCTGCCTGGGCAGCCTCCGTGAGGCCCAGTGGCCAGGG GACTTCTCTGAAGAATTAGCAACACTGTTCAACCTGTTTCTAGCTGAGCCCCACATGCCAGAACCCCAGCTAAGAGCTTGTGAGCTGGTGCAGCCAAACCGGGGGACTGTGCTGGCCCAGAGCTAG
- the CDAN1 gene encoding codanin-1 isoform X7: MAAVLESLLREEVSVAAAVRWIAPSAQSSEDDPGEAAALRSLRPLRKEFVPFLLNFLREQSSRVLPQGPSTPAKAPGSSAALPGRPGGPPRGGRGARSQLFPPTPLSSPAAEAPSARRGGRRRGPGPARERGGRGAGALEEGVSGESLPSAGGRRPRGSCSPGSPSLARSDPPNLSNLEEFPPVGSVPPGPAGRTKPSRRINPTPVSEERSLSKPKTCFTSPPISCVPSSQPSVLDTSLWGHGLPPGCRSLQEEREMLRKERSKQLQQSPALACPTPESGSPLPSRTGNLTAEPADPARVSSHRRLELVALVYSSCIAENLVPNLFLELFFVLQLLTARRMVAAKDSDLEPSPGALDSLESPLFQSIHDCVFFAVQVLEHQFQVLSCLDKGTLKLLAENERLLCFSPALQGRLRAAYEGSVAKVSLAMPLSAQAVSFQPETDNRANFSSDRAFHTFKKQRDVFYEVLREWEDRHEEPGWDFEKGLGSRIRAMMGQLSAACSHSHFVRLFQRQLLQMCQSPGGAGGTVLGEAPDVLSMLGADKLGRLRRLQERLVAPQSSGGPCPPPTFPGCQGFFRDFILSASSFQFNQHLMDSLSFKIRELNGLALPQPEPSDEDGDSDVDWQGERRQFAVVLLSLRLLAKFLGFVAFLPYRGPEPPPTRELQDSILALRSQVPPALDVRALLQQGLRARRAVLTVPWLVEFLSLADHIVPMLDYYRSIFTLLLHLHRSLVLSKESEGEMCFLNKLLLLAVLGWLFQVGGVKVQIPTVPEDLFFLEEGQLEAFEVDTVASEHGLDGMPVVDQHLLYTCCPYIGELRKLLASWVSGSSGRSGGFVRKITPTTTTTSLGAQPPQTTQGLQAQLAQAFFHNQPPSLRRTVEFVAERIGSNCVKHIKATLVADLVRQAESLLQEQLVMQGQEGGDPAQLLEILCSQLCPHGAQALTQGREFCQKKSPGAVRALLPEETPTAVLSSAENIAVGLATEKACAWLSANITALIRREVKAAVSRMLRAQGPEPAARGERRGCSRA; this comes from the exons ATGGCGGCCGTTTTGGAGTCGCTGCTGCGAGAGGAGGTGTCGGTCGCAGCCGCCGTGCGGTGGATCGCGCCCAGCGCCCAGAGTTCGGAG GATGACCCCGGGGAGGCGGCCGCGCTGCGCTCACTCCGGCCGCTGCGGAAGGAATTCGTGCCGTTCCTGCTGAACTTCCTGAGGGAGCAGAGCAGCCGCGTCCTCCCGCAGGGCCCCTCAACCCCCGCCAAGGCCCCGGGCTCCTCGGCAGCCCTGCCAGGGAGGCCGGGGGGCCCGCCGCGGGGCGGCCGCGGGGCGCGCAGCCAGCTTTTCCCTCCGACCCCGCTCTCGAGCCCCGCCGCCGAGGCCCCTTCGGCCCGCCGCGGGGGCAGGAGGCGGGGTCCGGGGCCCGCCCGCGAGCGAGGAGGTCGCGGCGCCGGGGCCCTGGAGGAGGGGGTCAGCGGGGAGAGCCTGCCCTCGGCCGGGGGCCGGAGGCCTAGGGGCTCTTGCAGCCCCGGCAGCCCCAGCCTCGCGCGCTCTGATCCACcaaacctcagcaacctggaggaGTTCCCTCCCGTAGGCTCGGTTCCCCCCGGCCCTGCAGG CAGGACGAAGCCTTCACGCAGGATCAACCCAACTCCGGTGAGCGAAGAGCGGTCACTCTCCAAGCCCAAGACCTGCTTCACCTCACCCCCAATCAGCTGTGTCCCCAGTTCCCAACCCTCAGTCCTGGACACTAGCCTTTGGGGCCATGGCCTTCCCCCAGGGTGCAGAAGTCTGCAAGAGGAGCGGGAGATGCTCAGGAAGGAGCG CTCTAAGCAGCTGCAGCAGTCACCTGCTCTCGCCTGTCCCACCCCAGAATCAGGGTCTCCCCTCCCCAGCCGGACAGGAAACCTCACAGCTGAACCTGCTGACCCTGCCAGAGTTTCTTCCCACCGGCGCCTGGAGCTGGTAGCCCTTGTCTATTCTTCATGCATTGCAG AGAACCTGGTACCAAACCTCTTCTTGGAGCTTTTCTTCGTCCTTCAGCTCCTTACTGCCCGGaggatggtggctgccaaggACAGTGACCTTGAACCGAGTCCAGGAGCCTTAG ATTCCCTGGAAAGCCCACTGTTCCAGAGCATCCACGACTGTGTCTTCTTTGCAGTGCAGGTTTTGGAGCATCAGTTTCA AGTTCTTTCCTGTCTGGATAAAGGGACCTTGAAGTTGTTGGCCGAGAATGAGCGGCTGCTGTGCTTCTCACCAGCTCTGCAAGGCCGCCTTCGAGCTGCCTATGAGGGCAGTGTTGCCAAG GTCTCCCTGGCGATGCCACTCTCTGCTCAAGCTGTCTCCTTTCAGCCAGAAACTGACAATCGTGCCAACTTCTCCAGTGACCGAGCCTTTCACACTTTTAAAAAACAGAG GGATGTGTTTTATGAGGTGCTTCGAGAGTGGGAAGATCGCCATGAGGAGCCTGGCTGGGATTTTGAGAAGGGCTTGGGTAGCAGGATCAG AGCCATGATGGGTCAACTCTCTGCAGCCTGCAGCCACAGCCATTTTGTTCGGCTTTTCCAAAGACAACTTCTACAG ATGTGTCAGAGTCCTGGTGGTGCTGGGGGCACTGTCTTGGGTGAGGCTCCGGATGTGTTAAGTATGCTTGGAGCTGACAAGCTGGGGCGGTTGCGGCGCCTTCAGGAACGGCTTGTGGCCCCTCAAAGCAGCGGgggcccctgcccaccccccaccttccCAGGCTGTCAGGGCTTCTTCAGGGACTTCATCCTGAGTGCCAGCAG CTTCCAGTTTAATCAGCATCTCATGGATAGTCTGAGTTTTAAGATCCGGGAGCTCAATGGCCTTGCCCTGCCTCAGCCTGAGCCTAGTGATGAAGATGGGGACTCAGACGTGGACTGGCAG GGTGAACGGAGGCAGTTTGCTGTGGTGCTCCTCAGCCTGAGGCTTCTGGCTAAATTTCTGGGCTTTGTGGCTTTCCTGCCATACCGGGGTCCTGAACCACCCCCGACCCGTGAACTCCAGGACTCTATTCTGGCCCTTAGGAGCCAG GTGCCCCCCGCTCTGGACGTGCGGGCTCTGCTGCAGCAGGGGCTGCGGGCCCGCCGAGCAGTGCTCACGGTGCCCTGGCTGGTGGAGTTCCTTTCCCTCGCTGACCACATTGTTCCCATGCTGGACTATTACCGCAGCATCTTCACTCTCCTGCTACACCTACATCG GAGCTTGGTCTTGTCAAAGGAAAGTGAGGgggagatgtgtttcctgaacaAGCTGCTGCTCCTTGCTGTCCTGGGCTGGCTTTTCCAGGTTGGTGGAGTGAAGGTCCAG ATTCCCACAGTCCCTGAGGACCTGTTCTTTCTGGAAGAGGGTCAGTTGGAAGCCTTTGAGGTGGACACAGTAGCTTCagagcatggcttg GATGGCATGCCTGTGGTGGACCAGCACCTGCTCTACACCTGCTGCCCCTATATTG GAGAGCTCCGAAAACTGCTTGCTTCATGGGTATCAGGCAGCAGTGGGCGGAGTGGGGGCTTCGTGAGGAAaatcacccccaccaccaccaccaccagcctgGGAGCCCAGCCACCCCagaccacccaggggctgcag GCACAGCTGGCCCAAGCCTTTTTCCACAACCAGCCGCCCTCCCTGCGCAGGACTGTGGAGTTTGTGGCAGAGAGAATTGGCTCCAACTGTGTCAAACATATCAA GGCCACTCTGGTGGCAGATCTGGTGCGCCAGGCAGAGTCGCTTCTTCAGGAGCAGCTGGTGATGCAGGGACAGGAAGGGGGAGATCCAGCCCAGCTGTTGGAGATCTTGtgttcccagctgtgtccccacgGGGCCCAGGCATTGACCCAGGGGCGGGA GTTCTGCCAAAAGAAGAGCCCTGGTGCTGTGCGGGCACTGCTTCCCGAGGAGACGCCGACAGCC GTTCTAAGCAGTGCAGAGAACATTGCTGTGGGGCTTGCAACAGAGAAAGCCTGTGCTTGGTTGTCAGCCAACATCACAG CGCTGATCAGGAGAGAGGTGAAGGCGGCAGTGAGTCGCATGCTTCGAGCCCAGGGTCCTGAACCGGCCGCCCGGGGGGAGCGGAGGGGCTGCTCCCGTGCCT GA